Proteins encoded by one window of Blautia argi:
- a CDS encoding ATP-binding protein, which yields MSLKNFQYDALMRNYNQKQLLHKHQQDERIRQAEARIPRLGEIRREIAGLGLLKARLLLGAQKGEDFDLSEKIQKLSREKAELLRTNGYPSDYLDLHYDCPLCKDTGYIGNEKCSCFRKAAVDLLYTQSNIRDILDTENFAAFSFDYYSPELTDPSTGITSLESAQNAYDKAWDFIEHFQEEPGNLLIYGETGVGKTYLTHCIAKELLDRSFFVLYFTSFDLFDLLSKNAFEKDTESADMAAFVYDCDLLIIDDLGTELTNSFVSSQLFCCINERIMNKKSTIISTNLTLADFMETYSERTFSRVTSNYTMLKLVGNDIRIQKRLLGGK from the coding sequence GTGTCACTGAAAAATTTTCAATACGATGCGCTTATGCGTAACTACAATCAAAAACAGCTTCTGCACAAGCATCAGCAGGACGAGCGGATTAGACAGGCAGAAGCCCGGATTCCACGCCTTGGAGAAATCCGCCGGGAAATCGCCGGACTTGGGCTTTTAAAGGCGCGTCTGCTTTTAGGCGCCCAAAAAGGAGAGGACTTTGACCTGTCTGAAAAAATACAGAAGCTCTCCAGGGAAAAAGCAGAGCTTCTGCGAACAAACGGATATCCTTCTGACTATCTGGATCTGCATTATGACTGTCCTCTTTGTAAGGATACCGGATATATCGGAAACGAAAAATGCTCTTGTTTCCGGAAAGCGGCAGTAGATTTGCTGTATACCCAGTCCAATATCCGGGATATACTGGATACGGAAAACTTTGCCGCCTTTTCCTTTGATTATTACTCTCCTGAACTTACAGACCCCTCTACTGGCATCACTTCACTGGAGTCTGCCCAGAATGCCTACGACAAAGCCTGGGATTTCATCGAACACTTTCAGGAGGAACCGGGAAATCTGTTAATCTACGGAGAAACCGGAGTGGGAAAAACCTATCTCACACACTGTATTGCCAAAGAATTACTGGACAGGTCCTTCTTTGTGCTATATTTTACTTCTTTTGATTTATTTGATTTACTGTCCAAAAATGCTTTTGAAAAAGACACGGAGTCCGCAGATATGGCAGCCTTTGTTTACGACTGTGATTTGCTCATTATTGATGATTTAGGTACAGAACTGACCAACAGCTTTGTTTCTTCCCAGCTATTCTGCTGCATCAATGAGCGAATTATGAACAAAAAATCCACGATCATCTCCACAAACCTGACTCTGGCAGACTTTATGGAAACTTATTCCGAGAGGACCTTTTCCAGAGTCACCAGCAATTACACCATGCTGAAGCTAGTGGGAAATGATATACGAATCCAAAAAAGACTTTTAGGAGGAAAATGA
- the murC gene encoding UDP-N-acetylmuramate--L-alanine ligase, protein MYQIDFHKPIHIHFIGIGGISMSGLAEILLGENFPVSGSDSKESALTKHLEEKGAKIYIGQRASNIKEDIDLVVYTAAIHPDNPEFAQAREKNIPMLTRADLLGQIMKNYELPIAVSGTHGKTTTTSMISHVLLEADTDPTISVGGILPAIGGNIRVGESETFITEACEYTNSFLSFFPKISIILNIDADHLDFFKDLDDIRHSFRLFAQKLPADGTLIINGDIPNFEEITKDLPCEIITYGLEKDAQYKAENIVFDEFAHPSFDCTKDGKLIGHFTLAVPGVHNVSNALSAIALGLKVGIETETIQKGLLHFTGTNRRFQYKGKVAGVTVIDDYAHHPTEIAATLRTAAKYPHNTTWCVFQPHTYTRTKALLPEFAEALSLADKVVLADIYAARETDTLGISSRDLRDLIAQKGVNAYYFSTFDEIEEFLLKNCIHGDVLITMGAGDVYKIGENLLGM, encoded by the coding sequence ATGTATCAGATTGATTTTCATAAACCAATTCATATTCATTTTATCGGTATCGGCGGCATCAGCATGAGCGGCCTGGCAGAAATACTTTTAGGCGAAAACTTCCCTGTTTCCGGCTCTGATTCCAAAGAATCTGCCCTGACAAAGCATCTGGAAGAAAAAGGCGCCAAAATTTATATTGGCCAGAGAGCTTCTAATATTAAAGAGGACATCGATTTAGTTGTCTACACCGCTGCCATTCACCCGGACAATCCGGAGTTTGCTCAGGCCAGGGAAAAAAATATCCCTATGCTTACCCGTGCAGACCTGCTGGGACAGATTATGAAAAATTACGAACTGCCCATTGCAGTTTCCGGTACTCATGGTAAAACAACCACAACCTCTATGATTTCTCACGTCCTTCTGGAAGCAGACACGGACCCTACCATTTCCGTAGGCGGTATTCTGCCTGCCATTGGAGGAAATATCCGGGTAGGAGAATCCGAAACCTTTATTACAGAGGCATGTGAATACACCAACAGCTTTTTAAGCTTTTTCCCGAAAATCAGCATTATTTTAAATATCGATGCCGACCACCTGGACTTTTTCAAGGACCTTGATGATATCCGTCATTCCTTCCGCCTGTTTGCACAAAAGCTGCCTGCTGACGGTACCCTGATTATAAATGGCGATATTCCAAATTTTGAAGAAATTACCAAAGACCTGCCATGTGAAATCATTACCTACGGATTGGAAAAGGACGCACAGTACAAGGCAGAAAATATTGTCTTTGATGAATTTGCACACCCGTCCTTTGACTGCACAAAAGACGGCAAACTTATCGGACATTTTACCCTTGCGGTACCGGGCGTACACAATGTTTCCAATGCGCTCTCTGCCATTGCCCTGGGACTGAAGGTCGGCATTGAAACGGAAACCATTCAAAAGGGACTGCTGCACTTTACAGGCACAAACCGCCGTTTTCAGTATAAAGGAAAGGTTGCCGGCGTAACCGTGATTGATGACTACGCACATCACCCCACAGAAATTGCCGCCACCCTCAGAACGGCTGCCAAATATCCACACAACACCACCTGGTGCGTGTTCCAACCTCACACCTACACCCGCACCAAAGCTCTCCTGCCGGAATTTGCCGAAGCGCTCTCTCTTGCCGATAAGGTTGTACTGGCTGACATTTATGCTGCAAGAGAAACCGACACTCTGGGAATTTCCTCCAGAGATTTGCGGGATTTAATTGCTCAAAAAGGTGTAAACGCTTATTATTTTTCCACCTTTGATGAGATTGAAGAATTTTTATTAAAAAATTGTATCCACGGAGATGTGTTGATAACTATGGGAGCCGGAGATGTGTATAAAATCGGCGAAAACCTCCTTGGTATGTAA
- a CDS encoding RsmF rRNA methyltransferase first C-terminal domain-containing protein has product MEQLPQLFLSRMKEMLQEEYPAFLKSYEVPRKFGLRVNTNKISVEKFLEISPFSLTPIPWVSGGFFYREDERPSRHPYYAAGLYYLQEPSAMTPADRLEILPGEYVLDLCAAPGGKATALGAKLQGKGFLVANDISNSRAKALLRNLELFGIRNSMVTNETPGRLAGYFPEFFDKILVDAPCSGEGMFRKDPNVAKTWDETRPEYFGKIQKDIIANAISMLKPGGKLLYSTCTFSSVENEGLISFVLENFPQMRLLDIAPYDGFASGNPALGNHNEQLKKCVRIFPHRMEGEGHFLALMEKQGNLSPSQELPKTKLDKTSQKLLENFFQNVLTSYDFQHIEVRGSNVYYLSDKDTSNLKGIKFLRNGLFLGELKKNRFEPSQPFAMALSSEDYAHTLNLSASDERISRYLKGETLLLTEEEIPKKNGWQLVCTDGFPLGWGKAVGNTLKNKYPSGWRQMY; this is encoded by the coding sequence ATGGAACAACTGCCGCAATTATTTTTGTCCCGCATGAAAGAAATGCTTCAGGAGGAATATCCCGCTTTTTTAAAAAGCTATGAAGTTCCCCGCAAGTTTGGTCTTCGAGTCAATACAAACAAAATTTCCGTAGAAAAATTTCTGGAAATCTCTCCTTTTTCCCTGACCCCCATTCCCTGGGTATCCGGCGGATTTTTCTACCGGGAAGACGAAAGACCTTCCAGACACCCTTATTATGCCGCCGGACTTTATTATCTCCAGGAGCCAAGCGCCATGACGCCGGCAGACCGCCTGGAAATTCTACCGGGTGAATATGTTCTGGATCTGTGCGCCGCACCGGGAGGAAAAGCAACCGCTCTGGGGGCAAAGCTGCAGGGGAAAGGCTTCCTGGTCGCCAATGACATCAGCAATTCCCGTGCAAAAGCGCTTCTTCGCAATCTGGAACTTTTCGGAATCCGAAACTCCATGGTTACAAACGAAACACCCGGACGTCTTGCCGGATACTTTCCGGAATTCTTTGACAAAATTTTAGTAGACGCCCCCTGTTCCGGAGAAGGTATGTTCCGAAAAGATCCGAACGTTGCCAAAACCTGGGACGAAACCCGACCAGAGTACTTTGGCAAAATCCAGAAGGATATTATTGCCAATGCCATTTCCATGCTGAAGCCCGGAGGAAAACTGCTGTATTCCACCTGTACCTTTTCTTCAGTGGAAAATGAAGGGTTGATTTCCTTTGTCCTGGAAAACTTCCCACAAATGCGTCTTTTGGACATTGCCCCATATGATGGCTTTGCTTCCGGGAATCCCGCGCTTGGAAACCATAATGAACAACTGAAAAAATGTGTCCGCATATTCCCCCACCGTATGGAAGGAGAGGGACATTTCCTGGCGCTTATGGAAAAACAAGGAAATCTTTCGCCCTCTCAGGAGCTTCCCAAAACCAAACTGGACAAGACTTCCCAAAAGCTTTTAGAAAATTTCTTCCAAAATGTTCTGACTTCCTATGATTTTCAGCACATAGAAGTTCGTGGCAGCAATGTTTACTATCTATCGGACAAGGACACCAGCAACTTAAAGGGAATCAAATTCCTGAGAAACGGACTTTTTCTTGGAGAATTAAAGAAAAACCGCTTTGAGCCTTCTCAGCCTTTTGCCATGGCTCTTTCCAGTGAGGACTATGCCCATACTCTGAATCTGTCCGCCTCTGACGAGCGTATTTCCCGGTATCTGAAAGGAGAAACCCTACTGCTTACAGAGGAAGAAATTCCAAAGAAAAATGGATGGCAGCTTGTCTGTACGGACGGCTTCCCCTTAGGCTGGGGCAAAGCCGTGGGAAACACCCTGAAAAACAAATATCCCTCCGGCTGGCGGCAAATGTACTGA
- a CDS encoding glucose-1-phosphate adenylyltransferase produces the protein MIKKEMIAMLLAGGQGSRLGVLTAKVAKPAVTFGGKYRIIDFPLSNCINSGVDTVGVLTQYQPLRLNTHIGIGIPWDLDRNVGGVSILPPYEKKTNTEWYTGTANAIYQNLAYMENFNPDYVLILGGDHIYKMDYEVMLDFHKANKADVTVACMPVPWEEASRFGLAITDETGRITEFEEKPAEPKSNLASMGIYIFSWPVLKEALIALKDQSGCDFGKHILPYCKEKGQRLFAYEYNGYWKDVGTLGSYWEANMELIDIIPEFNLYEEFWKIYTKGDIIPPQYIAANAVVERSIIGEGTEIYGEVHNSVIGAGVTVKKGAVIRDSIIMKQTVIGENDVIDKAIIAENVTVGDNVVMGIGEEVPNKVKPAVYSFGLVTVGENTVIPSNVQIGKNTAIVGITTAEDYPDGILESGEILNKEGEME, from the coding sequence ATGATAAAGAAAGAGATGATTGCCATGTTGCTGGCAGGCGGACAGGGCAGCCGCTTAGGTGTTTTGACTGCAAAGGTAGCAAAACCCGCAGTAACATTTGGTGGAAAGTACAGAATTATAGATTTTCCACTCAGTAATTGCATTAATTCAGGAGTGGATACCGTAGGTGTGCTGACACAGTATCAGCCTTTGCGTCTGAATACCCATATCGGAATTGGTATTCCCTGGGATTTGGATAGAAATGTAGGAGGGGTTTCTATTCTTCCTCCGTATGAAAAAAAGACAAATACAGAGTGGTACACAGGTACTGCAAATGCCATTTATCAGAACCTGGCATATATGGAAAACTTTAATCCGGATTATGTGTTGATTCTGGGCGGCGACCATATTTACAAAATGGATTATGAGGTTATGCTGGATTTCCATAAGGCAAATAAGGCAGATGTTACAGTAGCATGTATGCCGGTACCGTGGGAAGAGGCATCACGCTTCGGCTTGGCGATTACAGATGAAACAGGAAGAATTACAGAATTTGAGGAGAAACCTGCAGAGCCTAAGAGCAACCTGGCTTCCATGGGTATTTATATTTTCAGTTGGCCGGTATTAAAAGAAGCTCTGATCGCTTTAAAAGACCAGTCTGGCTGCGATTTTGGAAAGCATATTCTTCCTTACTGTAAGGAAAAAGGACAGAGACTCTTTGCCTATGAGTATAATGGTTACTGGAAAGACGTGGGAACTCTTGGATCTTACTGGGAAGCAAATATGGAGCTGATTGATATTATTCCTGAATTTAATCTGTATGAGGAATTCTGGAAAATTTATACAAAGGGCGATATTATTCCGCCACAGTATATTGCAGCAAATGCAGTTGTGGAAAGAAGTATTATTGGAGAGGGAACAGAAATTTACGGAGAGGTACATAATTCGGTTATCGGTGCAGGTGTTACCGTGAAAAAAGGCGCTGTGATCCGGGACTCCATTATTATGAAGCAGACCGTTATCGGGGAAAATGATGTGATTGACAAAGCGATTATCGCAGAAAATGTTACGGTTGGTGATAATGTTGTTATGGGCATCGGAGAAGAGGTACCCAATAAGGTGAAACCGGCAGTTTATTCTTTTGGTCTGGTAACAGTAGGGGAAAATACAGTGATTCCTTCCAATGTACAGATTGGAAAGAATACAGCAATTGTAGGAATTACGACTGCAGAGGACTACCCGGACGGTATTCTTGAGAGCGGAGAGATTTTGAATAAGGAAGGTGAGATGGAATGA
- a CDS encoding intracellular septation protein: protein MKDKLIPILNLCVAFFVILYAGFVYKSTYDISLVTIVLLVACLAPVLHLAWNYIRIRFGEYEEQHSHHYYRG, encoded by the coding sequence ATGAAAGATAAATTAATTCCTATTTTAAATCTTTGTGTAGCATTTTTTGTAATTCTCTATGCAGGCTTTGTTTACAAAAGCACCTATGATATCAGTCTGGTAACTATTGTTCTTCTGGTTGCCTGCCTGGCACCTGTACTGCACCTTGCATGGAATTATATCAGAATTAGATTTGGTGAATACGAGGAACAACATTCCCATCATTACTACAGAGGTTAA
- the spoVG gene encoding septation regulator SpoVG produces MNITDVRIRRVAKEGKMKAVVSITIDEEFVVHDIKVIEGEKGLFIAMPSRKATDGEYRDIAHPINSATRERIQNIILEKYEQVLAEEPLEDLEE; encoded by the coding sequence ATGAACATTACAGATGTAAGAATCAGACGCGTAGCAAAGGAAGGCAAAATGAAAGCAGTGGTATCCATTACCATTGACGAGGAATTCGTAGTACATGATATTAAGGTGATTGAAGGCGAAAAAGGGCTGTTCATTGCTATGCCAAGCCGCAAGGCAACAGACGGGGAATATCGGGATATTGCACACCCCATTAATTCTGCAACCCGTGAAAGAATACAGAATATTATTCTGGAAAAATATGAGCAGGTACTGGCAGAAGAGCCATTGGAAGACCTGGAAGAATAA
- a CDS encoding DnaD domain protein: MGQFEIYPPFPGAYTFISNTFLDYYMPSANGEFVKIYLYLLRHASCGKHTLNFASVADALNCTETDVQRALRYWEKAGVLKLSLNSLGTLTGVSFAPLLPGADSSLECAVSAVSSADAKEPQQQPVQKTELSLSSAQPALTPDKKQDLKNRDEVRQILFIAEQYLGKTLSATDMETLLYLYDEVHLNADLMEYLLEYCVSKGSSSMAYIKKVGLAWAEQGITTVTQAKEETNLYNRNYFTILRAFGIKNRNPLDKEIQYMNLWLNQYGFTLEIISEACSRTVLATGKASFSYADSILESWFKQGVHHLSDIDSLDLNFHQKKAAKVKEATPKQKAPASKNRFNNFHQRNYNNMAELETQLLGK, from the coding sequence ATGGGACAGTTTGAAATTTACCCCCCTTTTCCAGGAGCGTATACGTTTATATCCAATACCTTTCTGGATTACTATATGCCTTCAGCTAACGGCGAATTTGTAAAAATCTATCTCTATCTTCTGCGACATGCTTCCTGCGGGAAACATACGCTGAATTTTGCTTCTGTGGCAGATGCCTTAAACTGTACAGAAACTGATGTGCAAAGAGCCCTGCGCTACTGGGAAAAGGCAGGTGTTTTGAAACTTTCTCTGAACAGCCTTGGAACACTTACCGGGGTTTCCTTTGCCCCCCTTTTGCCGGGCGCTGACTCTTCTTTGGAATGTGCTGTGTCCGCTGTTTCCTCTGCAGACGCAAAAGAACCGCAGCAGCAGCCTGTACAAAAGACAGAACTCTCTTTGTCGTCAGCGCAGCCTGCATTGACTCCTGATAAAAAGCAGGATTTAAAAAACAGGGACGAGGTACGGCAAATTCTTTTTATTGCAGAGCAGTATCTTGGAAAAACCCTTTCTGCTACAGATATGGAAACCCTCTTATATCTTTATGACGAGGTACATCTGAACGCAGACCTGATGGAATACCTTCTGGAATACTGCGTATCCAAAGGAAGCTCCAGCATGGCTTACATAAAGAAGGTAGGACTTGCCTGGGCGGAACAGGGTATCACCACAGTGACCCAGGCAAAGGAGGAAACCAACCTTTATAATCGGAACTATTTTACAATATTAAGGGCTTTCGGTATTAAAAATCGCAATCCTCTGGACAAAGAAATCCAATACATGAACCTCTGGCTGAATCAATACGGTTTCACTTTGGAAATTATTTCCGAGGCATGCAGCCGCACGGTTCTGGCAACAGGAAAAGCCAGCTTTTCCTATGCAGACAGTATTCTGGAAAGCTGGTTCAAACAAGGGGTACATCATCTTTCTGATATCGACTCTCTGGATTTGAACTTCCACCAAAAAAAGGCTGCAAAGGTCAAAGAGGCTACGCCAAAACAAAAAGCTCCCGCTTCAAAAAACAGATTCAACAATTTTCATCAGAGAAATTACAACAACATGGCAGAACTGGAAACCCAGCTTCTGGGAAAATAG
- the glgD gene encoding glucose-1-phosphate adenylyltransferase subunit GlgD, with protein MRAIGIILAGGNNHRMKELSQKRAIAAMPVAGSYRSIDFALSNMSNSHIQKVAVLTQYNARSLNEHLSSSKWWDFGRKQGGLYTFTPTITPDNSFWYQGTADAIYQNLEFLKNSHEPYVVIASGDCVYKLDYNKVLEYHIAKRADITVVCTDVHGEDATRFGCLKMNEDCRIEEFDEKPMVAQSNTISAGIYVIRRRQLIELIEKCGQEGRHDFVRDILIRYKNLKRIYGYKINTYWSNISTVESYYQTNMDFLKPEIRDYFFRQYPGVQSKIDDLPPAKYNPGASVKNSLISSGCIINGQVENSVLFKKVFVGNNCVIKNSIILNDVYLGDNTHIENCIVESRGTIRANSYYSAEEGIRVVIEKNERYVL; from the coding sequence ATGAGAGCAATAGGTATTATTCTTGCCGGCGGCAATAATCACAGAATGAAAGAATTATCACAGAAGAGAGCCATTGCAGCAATGCCTGTTGCGGGCAGTTACCGCAGCATTGATTTTGCTCTCAGCAATATGTCAAACTCCCATATTCAAAAGGTGGCAGTGCTGACTCAGTATAATGCAAGGTCATTAAACGAACATCTCAGTTCCTCTAAATGGTGGGATTTCGGAAGAAAGCAGGGAGGACTTTACACTTTCACACCAACCATTACACCGGACAATAGCTTCTGGTATCAGGGAACAGCAGATGCCATTTATCAGAATCTGGAATTTTTGAAAAACAGCCATGAACCCTATGTTGTTATCGCATCAGGCGACTGTGTATACAAGCTGGATTATAACAAAGTACTGGAATATCACATTGCAAAAAGAGCAGATATTACAGTGGTCTGCACAGATGTACACGGAGAAGATGCTACAAGATTCGGCTGTCTGAAAATGAATGAGGACTGCAGAATTGAGGAATTTGATGAAAAGCCTATGGTTGCACAGTCCAATACGATTTCAGCAGGTATTTATGTCATCAGAAGAAGACAGTTGATTGAGCTGATTGAGAAATGCGGTCAGGAAGGCAGACACGATTTTGTAAGAGATATTTTGATTCGCTACAAAAACCTGAAGAGAATTTACGGATACAAAATTAATACATACTGGAGTAATATTTCTACAGTAGAGTCTTATTATCAGACAAATATGGATTTCCTGAAACCGGAAATCAGAGATTATTTCTTCCGACAGTATCCGGGAGTACAGTCTAAGATTGATGATTTGCCTCCTGCAAAATACAACCCGGGAGCATCTGTGAAAAACAGTTTGATTTCCAGCGGCTGTATTATCAACGGGCAGGTGGAGAATTCCGTATTGTTTAAAAAGGTTTTTGTGGGCAATAACTGCGTTATTAAAAACTCCATTATTTTAAATGATGTATACCTTGGAGATAATACCCATATTGAAAACTGTATTGTAGAGAGCCGGGGAACAATCCGTGCAAATTCTTACTACAGCGCAGAAGAAGGAATCAGGGTAGTTATTGAAAAGAACGAACGTTATGTTCTTTAA
- a CDS encoding ribose-phosphate pyrophosphokinase: MSSKTATPLDSLPVGRLGIIPLKSCEKLGNKVNDYIVKWRKDRDHQEKNNLTFEGYERDSYLISAKAPRFGSGEAKGLLEESVRGDDLYLMVDVCNYSLTYSLCGEENHMSPDDHFQDLKRIIAAVGGKARRVNVIMPFLYESRQHKRTGRESLDCALALQELTDMGVDNIITFDAHDPRVQNAIPLHGFETVQPAYQFIKGLFRAEPDLQVDSDHLMIISPDAGGTGRAIYLANVLGVDMGMFYKRRDYSTIVDGRNPIVAHEFLGADVSGKDMIIIDDMISSGDSMLEVAALLKEKGAGKIFMCSTFGLFTNGLERFDKAYESGVFDRLLTTNLVYQTEELLQKPYYVNCDMSKYIALIIDTLNHDGSISKLLNPVERINKFLQKHNNEHSK, encoded by the coding sequence ATGTCATCAAAAACTGCAACACCTTTAGATTCCCTTCCCGTAGGACGCCTGGGTATTATCCCGCTAAAAAGCTGTGAAAAACTGGGAAACAAAGTAAACGATTATATCGTAAAATGGCGCAAGGATCGGGATCATCAGGAAAAGAACAATCTGACCTTTGAAGGTTATGAAAGAGATTCCTATCTCATCAGCGCCAAGGCTCCCCGCTTTGGATCCGGAGAAGCAAAAGGACTGTTAGAGGAATCTGTCCGCGGTGATGACCTGTACCTTATGGTCGATGTATGCAACTATTCCCTTACCTACTCTCTGTGTGGGGAAGAAAACCACATGTCCCCTGATGACCATTTTCAGGATTTAAAGAGAATCATTGCCGCTGTAGGAGGTAAAGCCCGCAGAGTAAATGTCATTATGCCATTTCTCTATGAAAGCCGCCAGCACAAAAGAACCGGCAGAGAATCTTTAGACTGTGCATTGGCTTTACAGGAACTTACAGACATGGGTGTGGACAATATCATTACTTTTGATGCCCATGATCCCCGTGTGCAAAATGCAATCCCGCTTCACGGATTTGAAACTGTTCAGCCTGCTTATCAGTTTATCAAGGGTCTGTTCCGCGCAGAACCGGATTTACAGGTGGACAGTGACCATTTAATGATTATCAGTCCGGATGCAGGCGGTACCGGACGTGCCATTTACCTTGCAAACGTTCTGGGTGTAGACATGGGTATGTTTTACAAACGCCGTGACTACTCTACCATTGTAGACGGAAGAAACCCCATTGTTGCCCATGAATTCTTAGGCGCTGACGTTTCCGGCAAAGATATGATTATTATTGACGATATGATTTCTTCCGGGGACAGTATGTTAGAGGTTGCGGCACTCCTGAAGGAAAAGGGCGCCGGTAAAATCTTTATGTGCTCTACTTTTGGGCTGTTTACCAATGGTCTGGAGCGTTTTGACAAAGCCTACGAAAGCGGTGTCTTTGACCGTTTGCTCACTACCAACCTGGTATATCAGACAGAAGAACTTCTTCAGAAACCATATTATGTCAACTGTGACATGAGCAAATACATTGCTCTTATTATTGATACCCTGAATCATGACGGTTCTATCAGCAAGCTTTTAAATCCTGTAGAGCGTATTAATAAATTTCTTCAGAAACATAACAACGAGCACAGTAAATAA
- a CDS encoding DUF6128 domain-containing protein, which yields MSGYRRFIAYVYEYEAGKKGESRGFIKVEAKDSVCRMNYKLRGIYGQEAVPTKIYAYVRENGECIAFLLGTCDLSGMRVEFETEMPENNIGGSGHALGDLCGLILQADSGEVYGSIWEEQPVALHEIRFPKACQENKSKKEALALEETLEAEEVSGMQAAEVLEQAQEEKNVSEQEDRQIQGVPEEENTGEREEQERLSRERWEEESEKEKIESVGREQEAESFPEKRVEDQREAEEVSETVRWEEEKNISEAGMVREEKRMPDKELEREREIPGAIMSGEEEREWEQRGKEPLLRGKTSFCDNGITQCRRITPGDFRLLNRKDRGLLTNRFLRHGFSRYGHLLIGKREEDGKYILGVPGIYESQEALMAGMFGFPYFKETGGQNSHSRHFGYWYRIIDKPEEIL from the coding sequence ATGTCAGGATATCGTCGATTTATAGCTTATGTATATGAATATGAAGCAGGAAAAAAAGGGGAAAGCAGGGGATTTATCAAAGTAGAGGCCAAAGACAGTGTTTGCCGTATGAATTACAAATTAAGAGGAATTTACGGACAGGAAGCAGTACCGACAAAAATTTATGCTTATGTACGGGAAAATGGAGAATGTATTGCCTTTTTGTTGGGAACTTGTGATCTGTCGGGCATGAGGGTGGAGTTTGAAACAGAGATGCCGGAAAATAACATAGGAGGGAGCGGGCATGCTCTGGGAGATTTGTGCGGATTGATTTTACAGGCAGATTCCGGTGAAGTTTACGGAAGTATCTGGGAAGAGCAGCCAGTGGCGTTGCATGAGATAAGGTTTCCAAAAGCGTGTCAGGAGAATAAGAGTAAAAAAGAGGCATTAGCATTAGAAGAAACATTAGAAGCAGAAGAAGTCAGTGGTATGCAGGCAGCAGAGGTTTTGGAACAGGCGCAGGAAGAGAAAAACGTATCAGAACAGGAAGACAGACAGATACAGGGAGTACCAGAGGAGGAAAACACAGGAGAAAGGGAGGAACAGGAACGTTTATCCAGAGAAAGGTGGGAGGAAGAGAGCGAAAAGGAGAAAATAGAGAGTGTAGGCCGGGAGCAGGAGGCGGAAAGCTTTCCGGAGAAACGTGTGGAGGATCAGAGAGAAGCAGAGGAAGTTTCGGAAACTGTAAGGTGGGAAGAGGAAAAAAACATATCTGAAGCAGGAATGGTGAGAGAAGAAAAGAGAATGCCGGATAAAGAACTGGAGAGAGAAAGAGAAATCCCCGGCGCCATTATGTCAGGGGAGGAAGAGAGGGAGTGGGAGCAGAGGGGAAAAGAACCGTTGCTGCGAGGAAAAACGTCTTTTTGTGACAACGGGATTACACAGTGCAGAAGAATTACGCCTGGAGATTTTAGATTATTAAACAGAAAAGACAGGGGGCTTCTGACAAACCGTTTTTTGCGCCATGGATTTTCCAGATACGGACATTTACTCATAGGGAAACGGGAGGAGGACGGAAAATATATTTTGGGTGTTCCGGGAATCTATGAGAGTCAGGAAGCTTTAATGGCAGGAATGTTTGGCTTTCCATATTTTAAGGAAACAGGGGGACAAAACAGTCATTCCCGGCATTTTGGATACTGGTACCGCATCATTGATAAACCAGAGGAAATTTTATGA